Within Halorubrum lacusprofundi ATCC 49239, the genomic segment GACCTACTACGACACGCCGCACGTGGTCAGTGCGAACCCGCGGTCGCACCTCGACCTCCGCGCGCCGCGCGAGGTCGTCGCCGCCGCCGAGGCGGTCGGGTTCGACGCCGAGTGGGTCAGAGAGGGGCTTCGGGCGTGGGGCGAGATCGCGACCCGCAACCGAGAGCGCCGCTCCGAGGCCTTCATAGAGCCGGGGGTCCGACGTGGCAGGTATGAAGAAGACGGTTGAGGAGCACGCCGCGCGCTTCTCCGAGAAGGCGGCCGAGTACGACGACTCGAAGAGCGACGAGTACCACGCCTGCGCGAGCCTCGTCGTCGACTACGCCGACCCGGACTCCGACGACGTGGTTCTCGATCTGGGGGCCGGCACCGGCGCCATCGCGCTGGCGCTCGCGCCCCACGCCGAGCGCGTGCTCGCCCGCGACATCAGTGAAGGAATGATGGAAGAGGGACGCCGCAAGGCCGACGAGCGCGGCCTCGCGAACGTCGAGTTCGCGTACGGCGAGTTCCGCGAGCCCGAAGTCGACTCCGACCAGCCGATCGATATCGTCACCTCGAACTTCGCGCTCCACCACCTCGCGGACGACGAGAAGCGCGAGGCGATCCGCGAGATGGCCGCCACCGGTGCCCGCCGGATCGTCTTGGGCGACGTGGCCTTTTTCGAGGAGCCGGACCCCGACGCGCCGTTCTACGGTCCGGAAGTGGACGATCCGGCGACCGTCGGCACGCTGGTCGAGGCGTTCACAGACGAGGGATTCGCGGTGACCGCCGTCGAGCGCGTCCACGATCAGGTGGCCGTGATCGTCGCCGAACGGCTCGGTGACCGGGGTGAGGACGCCGAGCGCGGAACCGCGCGCTCTCGGTGAGCAGCCGTGAAACACCTCCCCAAACACCTCCGACCCCGCTGGCGGTACTTCGCCGTCGGGATCGAGACGTGGCCCGACGCCGACCTCGGGCGGCGCGGGTTCCAGCGCGCGCTGTGGTACGCTGCGGGCAATCTCCTCGGCGACGCCGGCAGCGCCGACGCCGACCTCACGCTGTTGTCCTTTTCCCACGACGGCGGCGAGGGAGAAGCGATCGTCCGGGCCCGTCACGGACACGTCGACGACGCGCGAGCGACGATCGCGTGCGTGAGCGAGGTCGACGACGAGCCCGTCGGGGTCCGCGTTCGCGGGATTTCGGGGACGGTACGTGCCTGTGAGGAAAGATATATGGGCCGCGCGGGCGGTAGTTCGACACAGCGAGACGTCGCGTTCGAGGGCGCCGAGCGGTCCGCGGTCGTGCGCGAGGACGCGTACGACGTGTGGACCGGGTCGGCGTACGTCGGCGCGGCGGCGTTCGACACCGAGTGATATCATGCAGGGCCAATCCCAACAACAGGCGTACGACCGAGGAATCACCATCTTCTCTCCCGACGGCAGGCTCTACCAGGTCGAGTACGCCCGGGAGGCGGTGAAACGCGGGACGGCAAGCGTCGGCGTCCGCGCCGAGGACGGCGTCGTCCTCGCGGCGGACAAGCGCGCCCGATCCCCGCTGATGGAGCCGGAGAGTATCGAGAAACTCCACAAGGCCGACGACCACGTCGGCGTCGCGAGCGCGGGCCACGTCGCCGACGCCCGCCAGCTGATCGACTTCGCCCGCCGACAGGCGCAGATCAACCGCCTGCGCTACGGCGAGGCGATCGGTATCGAGACGCTCACCAAGAACATCACCGACCACATCCAGCAGTACACGCAGATCGGCGGCGCGCGCCCCTTCGGCGTCGCGCTGATCGTCGGCGGGATCGAGAACGGCGAGCCGCGCCTGTTCGAGACCGACCCGTCCGGCACGCCCTACGAGTGGCAGGCGCTCTCGATCGGCTCCGACCGGAGCGACCTCCGCGACTATCTGGAGGAGGAGTACGAGGAGGGCCTCTCGACCGACGAGGCGGTCGCGCTCGCGCTCGACACCCTCGCGCAGTCCAACGACGGCGAGCTGTCGCCCGAGGGCGTTGGCGTCGCCACGATCACGGTCGACGACGAGGAGTACGAGGAGCGACCAACCGACGAGATCGAGTCGATCCTCGCCGACCGCGACCTGCTCGCGAGCGACGAGGACGAAGCAGACGACGCGGACGCCGACGGCGAGACGGACGACGCGAACGCCGGCGACGAGGAGTAACGCGACGGCGGGCGGTCTGCGGACGCACGTTTCGCCTTTTTGTCGTTCCACTGTTCCACCGCCGGCCGGGAGAGTTATGCCGCCGGGGACCGACCGACGACCCGTGCAGAAGACGGTACTCATCACCGGCTGTTCCTCGGGTATCGGACGCGCCGCGGCGCACGCGTTCCTTGACGAGGGGTGGACCGTGTACGCGACCGCGCGGAACCCTGCGGACATCGAGACGCTCGGCGAGGCCGGCTGCGAGCTGGCGACGCTCGATGTCACGGACCAGAGCGACGTGGACCGCGTCGTCGACCGCATCTTGGACGAGGAGGGCGCGATCGACGCCGTGGTCAACAACGCCGGCTACGGCCAGTTCGGCCCGGTCGAGGACGTGCCGACCGCGAAGGTCCACGAGCAGTTCGACGTGAACGTGTATGGTCCCCATCGACTCATCAAGGCCGTCCTGCCCGGGATGCGTCGCGAGCGCGACGGGACGATCGTCAACGTCTCGTCGGTCGCCGGGCGGGTGTCGTTCCCGGGCGGCGGCGTCTACAGCGGCTCGAAGTTCGCGATCGAGGCGCTGTCGGACGCGCTTCGCAACGAGGTCGCCGAGTTCGGGATCGACGTGGTCGTCGTCGAGCCCGGCCCCGTGCGGACGAACTTCTCGAAGCGCGCCGAGCGGGAGGCGGGAGGCGGGGACGCGGACGACGAGGCGACTGAGGGATCGAGGTCGGCCGACGGCTCCGAGACGGACGACGCCGGGCTCGACCGCTCCGGCGCCTACGAGGAGTTCTACGAGATTTTCGAGGATACCCAGCTGCTCGGGGGTGACGGTCCCGGCGCGATCGAGCCCGAAGTCGTCGCCGACGCGATCGTCAACGCCGCGAGCGCAACGCAGCCACCTGCCCGCGTCCAGCCCGGCACCGCCGCCCGGATCGGCGTGCTTGCACGGTTCCTCCCCGACGCAATCCTCGATGCCGGATACGACTTCGTCCGGAAGTTCACGAGCTGACCGCTGCTCGGCGGCGGCCGACCCGGCGCTACTCGTCAGTCGGTGACGCCACCGCGAACGGGCTTTCTCCCTCCCGCCAGTCCCACCCGGGGAGCCGCGTCTGGAACCCCGCCGCGAGCGCGGCGTCGAGGTCATCGGCACCGGCCGCTCCCGCGCCGTCCGCTGTCGCGTCCTCGCTCACGTGTACGTCGACGAAATGGAACGTCGCCTGCGCGAGCAGCGAGAGGGGGCGCCCCCCAGCGATCGTCGCCGCCAACTCGCGGCCGAGAACCTCGTCGACGACAAATCCGGGGTAGTCGCCAGCGACGTCGAGGTCGCGAAGCAGGGCGACGCAGCCCGCGACGTTGACCGCGACCTCGCCGTCCGCGAACACCGCATCGACCTCGCGCCGGTACGCCTCGGGGGTGATCGGGTCCACGTCGGTCTCGAAGATCCGGCCCAGTCGTTCGCGGGTGTCGTTGATGGTGGGGACGACGACCGGTTCGCGGTCGCGGACCCACGCGTGCTCGTCTCGCACCGTCTCGGACGTGATATGCATGTACTCGCCGTTCACAGGCCGGGGGTTTGCCATTTGCGAAGGGTTTTATAACGACCGGGCTAATCATCAGCTAAGCGGGTTTTCGCTGGCTGTTCCCGCACGGAACCACCTACGGACAGTACTACCACTATGCCTACCCCGTCACGGTTGACCGTTCGACGCCGAGTCGCGTCGTGTGTCGGTATGCAACTCGACGGCGACGACAATCACGACGGCCCGCGGTGAGATATGAGTCAAGTCGATAAGCAACTCGATACCCTGAAATCAGAGATCGAACAGGAAATTCCGAACGACATTACGGTCACCGACGTGAAATACGAGGGGCCGGAGCTGGTCGTGTACACCCGCGACCCCAAGGAGTTCGCCGGCGACGGCGATCTGATCCGCCGGCTCGCCTCCAAGCTCCGGAAGCGGATCACGATCCGCCCGGACCCGAGCGCCCTCGCTCCGCCGGCGCGTGCCGAGGAGGAGGTCCGGTCGGTGATTCCGGAGGAGGCCGGCGTGACCGACCTCGATTTCCACGAGGACACCGGCGAGGTCGTCATCGAGGCCGAAAAGCCCGGCATGGTGATCGGTCGCCGCGGCTCGACGCTCCGGGAGATCACCCAGAAAGTCGGCTGGACCCCCGAGGTCGTTCGGACGCCCCCGATCGAATCCTCCACCGTCTCGAACGTGCGCGGCTTCCTGAAGAACGAACGCGAGGAGCGCCGAGACATTCTCGAACGCGTCGGCCGACAGATCCACCGCGAGGAGATGTCCGACGACGAATGGGTCCGGATCACCACGCTCGGTTGCTGTCGCGAGGTCGGCCGCGCCGCCTTCATCCTCTCGACGCCCGAGACGCGCGTCCTGATCGACTGCGGCGACAAGCCCGGCGCGGAGGGCGAGGTGCCGTACCTCCAAGTGCCCGAGGCGCTCGGCGCCGGCGCCGCGACCCTCGACGCGGTCGTGCTCACTCACGCCCACCTCGACCACTCGGCGTTCGTCCCCCTCTTGTTTAAATACGGCTACGACGGCCCGATCTACACGACTGAGCCGACCCGCGATCTCATGGGTCTGCTCACCCTCGACTACCTCGACGTCGCCGCCAAGGAGGGGCGCACGCCTCCTTACGAATCGTCGCAGGTCCGCGAGGCGATCAAACACACGATCCCGCTGGAGTACGGCGACGTAACCGACATCGCGCCGGACGTGAAGCTCACCTTCCACAACGCGGGCCACATCCTCGGCAGCTCCGTCACCCACTTCCACATCGGCGACGGCCTCTACAACGTCGCCTTCTCCGGGGACATTCACTACGAGGACACCCGCCTGTTCAACGGCGCCGTCAACGACTTCCCGCGCGTCGAAACGCTCGTCTTAGAGTCCACCTACGGCGGCCGCAACGACTACCAAACCGATCAGGCCGACTCCGAAGAGGCGCTCAAAGAGGTCATCAACGAGACGTACGACCAGGGCGGGAAGGTCGTCATCCCTGCGTTCGCCGTGGGGCGGTCTCAGGAGATCATGCTCGTCTTGGAGGAGGCGATGCGGAACGGCGATATCCCGGAGATGCCGGTCCACCTCGACGGGATGATCTGGGAGGCGACCGCGATTCACACCACCTACCCCGAGTACCTCCGAGACGACCTCCGCGACCGGATCTTCCACGACGACGAAAATCCGTTCCTGGCCGACCAGTTCAACCACATCGACGCCGGCGAGGACGAGCGACAGGACGTCGCCGACGGCGACGAGTGCATCATCATCTCCACCTCCGGGATGATCGAGGGCGGACCGATCATGTCGTGGCTCCGCCACATCGGCCCGGACCCGGACTCGAACCTCGTGTTCGTCGGATACCAGGCCCAGGGGACGCTCGGTCGCCGGATCCAGAACGGCTGGGACGAGATTCCGGTCGACGGCTGGGGCGGCGGCGGCCGCGGCGACACGCTCACCCTGCAGATGGGGACCGAGGTCGTCGACGGCTTCTCCGGCCACGCCGACCGGCAGGGGTTAGAGAACTTCGTGAAGACGATGAACCCGCGCCCCGAGAAGGTGCTCTGCGTCCACGGCGACGAGAGTTCCGTCCAAGACCTCTCGTCGGCGCTGTACCACGACTACAACATGCGGACGTTCGCGCCGAAGAATCTGGAGACGTTCCGGTTCAAGTGAAGTTTCGCCCGGCGCGACTGCTGGACGGGACCCCACCCGACCGCCCGGCGCGTTGCGCCGAGGGGAGTTTTTAAGCGCCGCCGTGGCAACGCTCCGCTCATGCACATCGCGCTCATCGCCCACGACGAGCTGAAAGACGAGATGGTCGAGTTCGTCACCGCCCATGCCGACGCGCTCAGCGAGTGCGAACTCGTCACCACCGGAACGACGGGGAAACGCATCGCCGACGAGACGGGACTGGCGGTGAACCGACAGGCCTCCGGACCGCTCGGCGGCGACCTGCAGATCGGCGCGAAGATCGCCGACGGAGCGATCGACGGCGTCGTCTTCCTCCGCGATCCGCTCACCGCACAGGCTCACGAGCCCGATATCTCCGCGCTCCTGCGGGTCTGCGACGTGAAAGACGTCCCGCTCGCGACGAACGTCGCCTCCGCGGAGCTGCTCGTCGACGGGCTCCTCGACGAGGCGTAACGACGGGAGCAGCGCACCGGTCCGTCCCCTCATTTTGAGTATCAGTTCGGATAACCGACCCCGCGCCGTTTTTACCCGTCCGGGCGTACCCCCCGTCGATGACGTGTCGCTCTCGGACCGGGCTCGTCGCCCTCACCACGCTTTCTGTCGCGCTCCTGCTCGTCTCGGCGACCGTCGTGAGCGGGGCGTTCGTCGGCGGCGCGGCGGCAACACCGAGCGGCAGCAGCGCAGCGGCGGACGGCGCTCTGGGCGACGGATCCGACGCCACCGACGACCGGGTCGATCCCCCGACCCGCTGTTTCGCTGGCGAGGGGTATCCGATCTCGATCGGTGACGGCGGGGCAGCGATCGAGGCGCTCGTCCACCTCTCCGTGTTGACCGATCCGACCGCCGGCAACGAGTTCGGACTGGAGGCGGCGGGAACGCTTGACGGCGAGCCGATCGTGACGCTCGGCGCCGGCGTCAGGCTGACCGCGCGGGAGGCCATCGCGAACGGTGTCGACCCGTTCGCGGCGTTTGACGTGCTGTACGCCTACGAACTTCGGCTCCCGATGTTCGACGGATCGATCGGCGACTCCGAGTATCGCGACGAGGGGTCGCCGATCGACTCGGGCGCGGGCGCGGTTCCGTGTTAGCCGGACGCAGTCGTTTATAACTCCGCTTCGCTGCGGTCGTCGGGTGACTCCATCCCGCGAACGATCCCCAACAGTTCTCGACGCGCGTCGCTCGGGCTCTCTCCGGGCGGGTACGACGCCTCGTCGAGGGGGTACGCGCCCCCGCCGAGTAGATACTCGCCGGCCGTCCAGACCGCGAGTAGCGCCTCGACCGGTACACGTCTGTCCCCGGAGCCGACGCCTGTGACGCCGCGGAACGTCGAGAGCGTCGCGCGCGACGCCTTCGGATCGTCGACCGCGATCTCTCGGTCGCCGCGGTGTTCGATGTCCTCGATGTCGCGCTCTGCGAGGCGGTCGCGGAACCCCGAGCGCGCTCGGCGCTCGACGAGCGCGGTGAGGGCCGGGTTCGGCGCGGTCGCCGGGCGGATCCGCAGGCGACTCGCGAAGCAGAACGGACGCGGGGGCTCCGTGGCGTCGCGCTCGTACCGGACGGTACTCGCGTCGACCGAGACAAAGCCGGCGGTGAACGCTCGTTCCGTCGTCTCGTCGATACACTGCCAGCCGTCGAGGCGCGCGCGGGGGACGACGGGCGGGTCCATGGACGACGATTCTCCGTCGAGGTACGTAAAAGGAAACGACGATCAGCGGATTGTGGC encodes:
- a CDS encoding class I SAM-dependent methyltransferase: MKKTVEEHAARFSEKAAEYDDSKSDEYHACASLVVDYADPDSDDVVLDLGAGTGAIALALAPHAERVLARDISEGMMEEGRRKADERGLANVEFAYGEFREPEVDSDQPIDIVTSNFALHHLADDEKREAIREMAATGARRIVLGDVAFFEEPDPDAPFYGPEVDDPATVGTLVEAFTDEGFAVTAVERVHDQVAVIVAERLGDRGEDAERGTARSR
- a CDS encoding Rpp14/Pop5 family protein, which gives rise to MKHLPKHLRPRWRYFAVGIETWPDADLGRRGFQRALWYAAGNLLGDAGSADADLTLLSFSHDGGEGEAIVRARHGHVDDARATIACVSEVDDEPVGVRVRGISGTVRACEERYMGRAGGSSTQRDVAFEGAERSAVVREDAYDVWTGSAYVGAAAFDTE
- the psmA gene encoding archaeal proteasome endopeptidase complex subunit alpha, translated to MQGQSQQQAYDRGITIFSPDGRLYQVEYAREAVKRGTASVGVRAEDGVVLAADKRARSPLMEPESIEKLHKADDHVGVASAGHVADARQLIDFARRQAQINRLRYGEAIGIETLTKNITDHIQQYTQIGGARPFGVALIVGGIENGEPRLFETDPSGTPYEWQALSIGSDRSDLRDYLEEEYEEGLSTDEAVALALDTLAQSNDGELSPEGVGVATITVDDEEYEERPTDEIESILADRDLLASDEDEADDADADGETDDANAGDEE
- a CDS encoding SDR family oxidoreductase, encoding MPPGTDRRPVQKTVLITGCSSGIGRAAAHAFLDEGWTVYATARNPADIETLGEAGCELATLDVTDQSDVDRVVDRILDEEGAIDAVVNNAGYGQFGPVEDVPTAKVHEQFDVNVYGPHRLIKAVLPGMRRERDGTIVNVSSVAGRVSFPGGGVYSGSKFAIEALSDALRNEVAEFGIDVVVVEPGPVRTNFSKRAEREAGGGDADDEATEGSRSADGSETDDAGLDRSGAYEEFYEIFEDTQLLGGDGPGAIEPEVVADAIVNAASATQPPARVQPGTAARIGVLARFLPDAILDAGYDFVRKFTS
- a CDS encoding beta-CASP ribonuclease aCPSF1, which encodes MSQVDKQLDTLKSEIEQEIPNDITVTDVKYEGPELVVYTRDPKEFAGDGDLIRRLASKLRKRITIRPDPSALAPPARAEEEVRSVIPEEAGVTDLDFHEDTGEVVIEAEKPGMVIGRRGSTLREITQKVGWTPEVVRTPPIESSTVSNVRGFLKNEREERRDILERVGRQIHREEMSDDEWVRITTLGCCREVGRAAFILSTPETRVLIDCGDKPGAEGEVPYLQVPEALGAGAATLDAVVLTHAHLDHSAFVPLLFKYGYDGPIYTTEPTRDLMGLLTLDYLDVAAKEGRTPPYESSQVREAIKHTIPLEYGDVTDIAPDVKLTFHNAGHILGSSVTHFHIGDGLYNVAFSGDIHYEDTRLFNGAVNDFPRVETLVLESTYGGRNDYQTDQADSEEALKEVINETYDQGGKVVIPAFAVGRSQEIMLVLEEAMRNGDIPEMPVHLDGMIWEATAIHTTYPEYLRDDLRDRIFHDDENPFLADQFNHIDAGEDERQDVADGDECIIISTSGMIEGGPIMSWLRHIGPDPDSNLVFVGYQAQGTLGRRIQNGWDEIPVDGWGGGGRGDTLTLQMGTEVVDGFSGHADRQGLENFVKTMNPRPEKVLCVHGDESSVQDLSSALYHDYNMRTFAPKNLETFRFK
- a CDS encoding methylglyoxal synthase → MHIALIAHDELKDEMVEFVTAHADALSECELVTTGTTGKRIADETGLAVNRQASGPLGGDLQIGAKIADGAIDGVVFLRDPLTAQAHEPDISALLRVCDVKDVPLATNVASAELLVDGLLDEA
- a CDS encoding DUF7332 family protein, coding for MTCRSRTGLVALTTLSVALLLVSATVVSGAFVGGAAATPSGSSAAADGALGDGSDATDDRVDPPTRCFAGEGYPISIGDGGAAIEALVHLSVLTDPTAGNEFGLEAAGTLDGEPIVTLGAGVRLTAREAIANGVDPFAAFDVLYAYELRLPMFDGSIGDSEYRDEGSPIDSGAGAVPC